gtgtgtgtgtgtgtgtatgtgtgtgtgtgtgtgtgtgtgtgtgtgtgtgtgtgtgtgtgtgtgtgtgtgtgtgtgtgtgtgggtgtgtgtgtgggtgtgtgtgtggacacCTGCTGATCACTGACATCAGGCATTGTGCTTCCGCTCATCACCGTGCGACGTCTAGCGACCGTCGTTAACCGTTccgactgctgttgctgcgacgGCGAGAATTGCGATTGGGACTGTGCTGAGCTATTGGTtgtgccaccgccgccgccgctgacgctgctgctgatggtggCAGTGACGGGCGCCTCCTTATTATGGACACGCATATGGCTATTGAGGCGATTCTTGGTTGGGAATGCCTTCATGCATTTGTCGCACTTGAAGTGCTTTTCGCCCGAATGACTGATTTTATGTTGCCGCAACGAGTAAGAATCACAGTATGCCTTGTCGCACAAATAACACGCATTCGGCCGCTCCCCGGTGTTCGTCTGCTTGTGGCGACGTAGATGATCGAAGGCCGCATAGCTGCGTCCGCATTGATCGCATTTATACGGCTTGTCCTCGGCATGCGTGCGCATATGTGCCGCCAGGCTAGAGGTGGTATGATAGAAGCGTTCACAGATGTTACACTGATGTTGCTTCACATTCGAGTGCTTCATCATGTTGTTGTATAACGTCACAGTTATTCAGTAGTTGTATCTTTGAGCTGTTGAATTCAAGTTCAATTGAAAACTCATGCACGTCAGTGCAGTTTTAGTTCAGTTTTAATAATGTTCTTTTATTTGAAGTAAAATGCTCTCTTACCCTAAGTACATAAGTTCAGCGCGCACTGCGCTGCCGGTTCAACCGGCAGCGGCGCGGctgcaatatatatttcttatatgtatatactgtattagaatgaatgaatgcaggtgaaattgtgttttaaaCCACGAGCGAAGGTTCGCTCCAGTGGACGTTTATTTTCCGAATAATTCAATACATTTGTTCTTATACTTAAGTAAACTATTTGAGACGCTGCTAAGTCGCTGCTTCGTTGAAGAAGTGGCGGCAGCGCTGCTTATTTTACataagtattatttaatatataattatatgtatatgtactatatggaGGAGCATGTGTTATGCACAGACAACGGTCAGTGGCCGGCGTTTATGCTGACGCGGCTTTTAATGTGCCGGCTGCAGTTCAGGTGACATCATATTGCAGTGCACTTGAACTGCGCTgggcatttgttgttttctttatattaaaGTGTCAATGCACTATTTATGTATTTCGGGCAGCAACAGAGAGTTGCTGCTTCCGTATTTAATGTTACTCTGGTTACAGTGTAACTTCGATATATGTGCATACCACATCTCCCTCCTTTTGAAAAATAacgtatatatgtaatatgaagttatttttaatgtatgtaaTATGGAGTGTATATCGTGTAAAGTGTGTTTTgttcttatatttattaattattaatgtatatatatttttttttgtgtagtaATAAACGTTATTATCAAGTATTTAGATTGAGAGTAAATGAATTGAGATCatgttgttttgatttgtgaaatgtattaattttgaataactTTAGTCTATTCTTATTAACGGTTTGTGGTTTCTTTTTCCTACATCTACTACAATATTGTTTCTatcttctatttttattactttataaGGTCCTAAGTATTGATTGTCTAATTTATGACCTGTATCATTTTTAAGTAACACTAGATTTCCTACTTCTAGCTTTAAgtcatttacttttttgtcATACTctaattttcgtttttgtttttctttttctatcaTTAGTTTTGCTCTTTTATATGCTACTTGTAATCTAAACTTAAATTCTTTTGCATAGTCGTCTATGTTATATATTGGATCTATTTTTGTAAGTTATTAAATTCTATGAATTGTCTTGGTAGTCTACCATAAACAAGTTCAAATAGACAGTAGTCATGTACTGTTGATGGAGTAGTATTGAAACAATATGTGAAATAGTTTATCCATATGTCCCAATCATCTTTGTCGATCGATATGTAAGAACGGATATATTCGTTGAATGTTCGATGACTTCTTTCTACTGTTCCTAAAGTCTGGTGATGATGTGCAGTTGAAACTATATTACtgattttcatatatttgcACAGGTCTTGTATAAGTGAATTTTTGTACTCAGTACCCATGTCTGTTATGAACGTCTTCATAGGACCGTACTTTAGTACAAAGATTCAAAAATCGCTTTGGCTACTGTTTTTGCGCTTTTATCTACTACTGGAATTGTAACTAGATATTTTGTAAGGTCGCATATAATAGTTATTGCATACTCATTACCATGTTCTGTTCGTGGTAAAGGTCCAATTGTATCAATTAAAACAGTGTCAAATGCTGTGTTTGGAGTATTTGTTATGACCATAGGGGcttttgtatgtgttgtagTTTTCGCTTTTTGGCAGTCTACACACgtttttacataatttttaatggtTTGAACCATTTTGGGCCAATAATACGATTTCTTTATTTTGGACAGGGTACGCGTAATCCCTGTATGGCCTCCTTCTATTGGATCGTTATGATATCTTAACAGGATTGCATTAATTTGACTTTTGTCATTTTGTCTATGTGTGTCACTTTTTGTAATAGcgctatttttatatttattaattctttattgcccttatttttaaattcatttaaagtgACAGATTCGAAAATTTGTTCACTTGGTGACATCTGTAAGTTAATGATTTTGTGTATCCCGGCTTCTGAAATAAGCCTTTGAAAAAATTGACCTAAATCGAATTTTTCATTAGAATATAAATCTTTAactgaaaattgtgaaattatttgttttcctcttttaaatatacatttaaaattgttcattttaatttcacgAATTTCTTTACGTCGTTATTGCTAACAACTTCATAGACATTGGgctcatatatattttcatgcattttaattttttcatctGCGCAGATGTTTTCCTGTAGTTTTGATGATCTCGTTTGTACCATCAATATTTTTCTGTTCATTTGTATTAATTCTTCTACGTTTATGCGAGATAATGCATCCGCAACGTGATTATCCTTCCCTTGAGGTATTCAACTGTAAATTGATACTCTTCTAAATCTAATCTCATTCTAGTCAGCTTTGAAGATGGATTCTTCATTGAAAATAAGTATACTAACGGTCTATGATCTGTTTTACTAAGAAATGTCTTCCGTAGACATATGGTCTGAAATGTTTTATTGCCCAATGTATAGCGGCTAATTCTTGTTCTGTAGTTGATTTGTTGCATTCTCCTGTGTGAAAGCTCTCGATGCATATGCAATTGGCAGTTGCGCACCGTCGTACTCTTGAGATAGTACTGCACCACATGCATGTTTACTTGCATCTGTGGTTATGCAAAATTCTTTGCTGAAATCAGGGTATTGCAATAATGTTGGTTTCATTAATGCCtttttaagatatttaaatgattCTTCACATTCTTTATTCCATTCgaattgaacatttttcttGCACAATTTTGTTAAATGACGTGAGTATTGCGCGAAATTATTAATGAATCTTCtgtaataattacaaaaagcGACAAAACGTCGTGCACTATCTGCATCTGTTGGAGTTGGATAGTTTTTAATAAcatcatatttttttcatCAGGAAGGATGCCATGGTCTGTACATTTATGACCTAGAAATGTTACCTCGTGTAAAAAGAATGAACATTTCTCggatttaattttaagttgtgttttctacaaagttcaaatatatttgtaagaTTTTTGAACATATGTCGTTTTGAACATCCTATAACCACTAAATCATCCATGTAGAGGAATGCTTGCGATGGTTCTAAGCCAGAAAAAGCAAGTTGCATCATTCTCATAAATGAATTTGGTGCTACTTTTAGACCATACGGTAATCGCGTAAAACGATATGAGCCAGTGCTCGTAGAAAATGATGTTATGTTCCTAGATTTATCTTCTAGTTCTATTTGGTGAAATCCTGACATGAGATCAAGACATGAAAATATTTAGCTCGACCTAATTGATCTAATATTTCTTCTATTCTTGGCAATGGATATTTGTCTGCTAgaagtttttattaatttgtcgATAATCAACTACTAAACGCcatctttttcttttgaatttggGAGTGGTTTCTTGGGAACCAAGAGAAGTGGGCTGTTATATTCTGATATAGATGGTTCGACTATACCATCTTTTATCAATTTTTCGACCTGTCTGTTTATTTAGGGTTTTTCTGTCTCTgcatttctataattttaatatatactgGAGTTTTATCTGATAatcttaatttttgtttataaaaattattacttGAAATAGCTTCTGTTTctaaaccaaatatatcactatatttggtacataATTCTGTGAGTTCTTCTTTAACATGTTCaggaaattgtaatttatttagaaCTTCTTTTGttctattaattttattatcatttattgatttgatttcgtAATCGTCTATTTGCTCGAATATAATGTTTgggttttaatatttatattctgatctgttgtatttaaaatacgaACTATTGCACTATTACTGTTCACGATACTGTTAGCAATTAATACTCCGGGATGAATTTCCTGGTTTGGTATTAATACAGTATCTTTATCAGTCCAAGTGTGACTTTTCTCATTACTTCTGACCTTGCTGgtaataatattgaattatcAATATCATTTTGTAATAGCGGTACATGTATTTGGTAATCTAACGTTCTTGGTTTTAATATTAGTTCATCGTTTTGATAATCTAAtatgcaattgaatttttataaaatcgaGTCCTAGAATTCCGTCACAAGGTACGGGAAATTCATTTTGGACTATTTGAAAGTTGTGACTGATTATGAAATAATCGAAGAGGAGATCTATTGTAGCTAATCCTATTGATTGTACAATTCCCTGAACAATTCCTGATATATTTGtcttaaaatttacatttatttctgAGCTTAAATTGTTatcttttaaaattgatatattcGCTCCAGTATCTACTAATAATGTTaggattttattatttctctgATTCTGTATTCTTATTAAACTGCTGAGATTTAGATTTatgttgaaaatttttaagACTGGTTGCTCAAGGGGTTTGAGTGTTTTCCAAGTTACCTTGTGTAACTCGTACTTGATTGTTACTATTATGTCTTTTATTACCTCTATTTGAGCTGCCTCTGCTTGAGCCACCTCTAGAGTTATTAGAGTTATTATTACTACTGCCACCATTGTTGTAATATCGTTGGCCGCCTCTGTTGTAGTTGCGACCTCTGAAATTACCTCGACCACGGTTTCCACCGCGTTGAGCGTAATTTTGGTAATACATGATGGAGTGTTTTTCTTCTGATATTTCATTTGAAGTTTCTATGAAAGCAGATATTGCTTCATCCATGTTGTCAAATGTATGAGCACGCAAAACCGCTTTTACTTCGTTGTGAATGCAATTTTTCTTCATTGCTGTCACCGCATGTTTGGTACTAAGCATTCTAGCTTGTTCCATGCTGAATTCCTGTTCAATATATGCTCCTTCTAGAGCTTTAGCTAGCTTTTCTACCTCTTGGGTATAGACATTAGCTGTTTTGTTATTCTGCGTAAGGTTCAATAACCTTGCAGATAGATTGTTAATAGACTCACCTTTGACATTATTTTTAAGTCGATTGATGATTTGGTCTATTGTATTTTCGTTCCTATTAAGTTTCTTGCTGGTCCTTTCAACTTTGTCTTTATTAGTGACACAGCTAAAAGTTCATGTGCGCCTTGAATTTCTTTTACTATTTCTAGTGCATCTATAAAACTACGTAAGTTTTCAGCTTTACCGTTGAACTCCGGTATAAGCCTAGATGCAGTATTTATGAATTCAATATTTGTCTGCGCCATGATTCTTGATTTCTGTTCTATTCCTGAAtttgattctgattctgaccAGAATTCTTCTGTTACTTCTGGTAAATTAATTACTGCAGGTATTGTAAGATCATTCAGATCCTTCTCTTTAATTTCCTGTTCGATATTTTCTAAGTTATCGTCTTCTGCTGGGTTAAATTCGTCTTGGTCTATTAGTTCTAGTTCTTCACTAGTTCTAACAAACAAAGGGGTATTTAATATAGTCGGTATTGATATATCCAAACTATACCTCCTTTGTATTGATACTAAATTTGATCGAAACTTGATCAATAGTTTAGATACCAATGACCAGTGAGCTTGATTTAATTTTCCCTACTAATATCTTAGCatgtttattaattgtatCGGTTAGAATATTTCTATTCTGAGATAAGCATTTGTATGACTTATCAAATTTTATCCTGATACTCTGTAAAGTGGCACTTAATTGTTGCCATTCCATATTAAGTACTTAGATGTATAACAATCCATCTCATGCTTTTAACAACTCTCAACTGTCAGAATCActaaaaactattcaaaatcattatatattgtttttttgtattgtatttatttattagtcattttatttattaatcattCATTTATTCTATGCTTCACAAATATTCATTTGATTGTAATcattgtcatttttttttttaaattttatctAAATCATTTGCCTGGCTCACGTACTTTTCTTCAGGCATCTATTATGTAGTTTatacaatttgaaaaacaaattggCTGATAAGATTACAACGATTATTATCAAAAGAATATTTGTAAATGCTAAGTCAATCGAACTTGACTctactttatttataacatttgCAGTGGAATCCACTGTCTTTGTGTCGATTAGACCCATTGTGTTTATGTGTATTCTACTTGTGTAATCGAAATTTTCTTCCTCGCTATATTTGcttattgcatttgttttaatgctcataaaaaaaatttttttacaatattttccTGCCTAATATTTCGTATGGCTTTATTGGGCCATACTTCTTGCCGGTCGACTCAATTGTCGTCGGGCATTACAAAATGTACTtagtatttactttaaatttaatttaaatatattttgctgcaGTCCTGCACCTTGGTGTGCTGCCAGCATCTACGCTCTAAGTAGCGCTGTCGGTCTCTATGGTCAACTTGACGCGTTGACGGTGCCGGCGCTGGTTGCGCAGGCTCTCCTTGGCCCGGGAGGGCGATGCCGGTGATGGTTCACCGATGTTTCGTTTTTCTTCTCTATTGATGGCCGAGGCAGGTGCCTAGGCAATGTGGGCTTCCCAGAGGTCCCTCACAGTCTGCAGGGCATTTTGGAATATGCTTTGGTAAATCTTTCGGTGAAGGACGGTGTGTTTTAGCGATGTTTTTCTGCGTAATTTCGGTACAGGGTTGGTTTTGTCTTTAGGAATTCCTCGAGCGCCCGAAGCTCAGCGGTGAGCACATTTGCCTGTGCCCACGTTGGAGGGTTTTGGACTTATACAAAATCTGAACGAGTTCAGAAATTCGTTTTCTAGTCCTTTCCTTTAAACCGCTCCTTCGGGTTTTCGCTTCTTAATTCCGACCATACCCTGTACTCACTCAGAAATTTTTCTTCCGTCTTCCCGTTTCTTCAGTTTCGATTACGACTTTCTTTCAATTATTCTTCAATCCAAGCCAATAAATGCCATTCCAGAGACTGCTTGCGGTCGTCGTCCAGTCCTCAGGACTATGTCACGGTCGCCATGTATtagaatgaatgaatgcaggtgaaattgtgtttttaaaCCACGAGCGAAGGTTCGCTCCAGTGGACGTTTATTTTCCGAATAATTCAATACATTTGTTCTTATACTTAAGTAAACTATTTGAGACGCTGCTAAGTCGCTGCTTCGTTGAAGAAGTGGCGGCAGCGCTGCTTATTTACataagtattatttaatatataattatatgtatatgtactatatggaGGAGCATGTGTTATGCACAGACAACGGTCAGTGGCCGGCGTTTATGCTGACGCGGCTTTTAATGTGCCGGCTGCAGTTCAGGTGACATCATATTGCAGTGCACTTGAACTGCGCTgggcatttgttgttttctttatattaaaGTGTCAATGCACTATTTATGTATTTCGGGCAGCAACAGAGAGTTGCTGCTTCCGTATTAATGTTACTCTGGTTACAGTGTAACTTCGATATATGTGCATACCACAATACTTATGCTTAGGCGACAATGGACATGCATGCTTTGTCTTACATAAATTCTTTAGAGTGAGAGAGTATTATGCACTTATGCATAGGGCACTGGCGGTCAGCGTGCATATGCTGACTTAGCCGAATTCACAAGTGGCGGATCATGTTACGCGCTCACTtgagtttgttattgtttattgtgaTTTGTATGTGGCCGCACAAAGTGTTGCCGCCACATAAGTGCCAAACACAGTGTACACTCGATACAAATGGTAATCACAGTGTACACCCGATATGTATGACATATGTGCATATTACATCTTCCTCCTTTTGAAAATAACGTAATATAATggagttattttaatttattgtttttaaatgttttcaaatttaaaattgaaattttgaaaagaattactttaattaaactttatcttttttttaaaaaatttgaaattgaaatataaaatttgatttttgtagtttaggacgcaattatatatttttaatgtaaataataaagtaattttatatgtttaatgtaaataataaagtaattatatatatatatttttttgtgttttggttgATCAGGACAGGTTTctcttaaaaatttttttaattgaaaatttttaaccTATCCTTATGGACCttttgggttttgtttttctcatttttaattaCGACGTTATCCCTGTCTTCTATTTTAACTATTGTATAGGGTCCTTAATATACTGGGTCCAATTTATGGCCAGTTTCGGTATTTAATAGAACTTTATCTCCTATTTGTAGTTCGAAATCTATAGCCTTtttatcataatttttttattcctAGCTTTGTATTTGTCGAGCATTATTCTTGCTCTTTTATAGGCTGATTCTAATCTAAACTTAACTTCTTTAGCGTAATCGTCTACGTTATATAAAGGAtctattctatttatattaCTAAAATCGTTTggtaaattatgcaatttaccAAAAACTAATTCATATGGACAATAGTTGTGTGACATAGAGGGGTCGTGTTGAAACAGTATACGAAATATTGAATCCATACGTCCCAATCAGTTTTATCAGCTGATATATAAGATCGTATATATTCATTGAAAGTTCTGTGACTTCTTTCAACTGTTCCAACGGTCTGGTGGTGGTGTGCAGTAgatgttatattattaatctttaaatatt
This is a stretch of genomic DNA from Drosophila nasuta strain 15112-1781.00 unplaced genomic scaffold, ASM2355853v1 ctg91_pilon, whole genome shotgun sequence. It encodes these proteins:
- the LOC132798105 gene encoding zinc finger protein 501-like, which encodes MMKHSNVKQHQCNICERFYHTTSSLAAHMRTHAEDKPYKCDQCGRSYAAFDHLRRHKQTNTGERPNACYLCDKAYCDSYSLRQHKISHSGEKHFKCDKCMKAFPTKNRLNSHMRVHNKEAPVTATISSSVSGGGGGTTNSSAQSQSQFSPSQQQQSERLTTVARRRTVMSGSTMPDGVGNPVPAVVRVSKRPPAVEIQRPAAGY